The Salvelinus namaycush isolate Seneca chromosome 1, SaNama_1.0, whole genome shotgun sequence genome has a window encoding:
- the LOC120047122 gene encoding AP-1 complex subunit gamma-1-like encodes MPAPIRLRELIRTIRTARTQAEEREMIQKECAAIRSSFREEDNTYRCRNVAKLLYMHMLGYPAHFGQLECLKLIASQKFTDKRIGYLGAMLLLDERQDVHLLMTNCIKNDLNHSTQYVQGLALCTLGCMGSSEMCRDLAGEVEKLLKTSNSYLRKKAALCAVHVIRKVPELMEMFLPATKNLLSEKNHGVLHTSVVLLTEMCERSPDMLLHFRKLVPQLVRILKNLIMSGYSPEHDVSGISDPFLQVRILRLLRILGRSDDDSSEAMNDILAQVATNTETSKNVGNAILYETVLTIMDIKSESGLRVLAINILGRFLLNNDKNIRYVALTSLLKTVQTDHNAVQRHRSTIVDCLKDLDVSIKRRAMELSFALVNGNNIRGMMKELLYFLDSCDPEFKADCASGVFLAAEKYAPSKRWHIDTIMRVLTTAGSYVRDDSVPNLIQLITNSVEMHAYTVQRLYKALLDDISQQPLVQVSSWCIGEYGDLLVSGQCEEEEPIQVTEDEVLDVLEGLLVSNLSAPVTRGYSLTAIMKLSTRFSSVNRIKKVVSIYGSSIDVELQQRAVEYNALFKKYDHMRPALLERMPIMEKTASNGPTEIVQTNGETEASMPDTKHLPLVTQPANQANDLLDLLGGNDVVPVIQTTLPTKPASAGGELLDLLGDLSLSGDPAPAPSVPISQPPFLLDGLSSQPLFNDTSAAIPPMTAYSKNGLKIELTFERTNPNPNIAVITIHATNTTEADMTEFVFQAAVPKTFQLQLLSPSSNIVPALNQGSVTQVIRVLNPQKQQLRMRVKLTYTHKGSPVQDLAEVNNFPPQSWQ; translated from the exons ATGCCAGCGCCGATCAGACTGCGGGAGCTGATCCGGACCATCCGGACGGCTCGGACCCAGGCAGAGGAGCGTGAGATGATCCAGAAAGAGTGTGCTGCTATACGCTCGTCCTTCAGAGAGGAAGACAACACTTACCGCTGTAGAAATGTGGCTAAGCTACTCTACATGCACATGCTGGGCTACCCAGCGCACTTTGGGCAG CTGGAGTGCCTGAAGTTGATTGCGTCCCAGAAGTTCACTGACAAACGGATAGGGTACTTGGGAGCCATGTTACTGTTGGACGAGAGGCAGGACGTCCATCTACTAATGACAAACTGCATCAAGAA TGATCTGAATCACAGCACACAGTATGTCCAGGGCCTGGCCTTGTGCACTCTGGGCTGCATGGGCTCCTCAGAGATGTGTCGAGACCTGGCTGGAGAGGTGGAGAAGCTGCTCAAAACATCCAACTCCTACCTGAGGAAAAAG GCGGCGTTGTGTGCGGTCCACGTCATCAGGAAAGTCCCAGAGCTGATGGAGATGTTCCTCCCAGCCACAAAAAACCTGCTGAGCGAGAAGAACCACG GTGTTCTCCATACTTCTGTTGTCCTCCTCACTGAAATGTGTGAAAGAAGTCCTGACATGCTCTTACACTTCAGAAAG TTGGTTCCACAGCTGGTGAGAATCCTGAAGAACCTGATCATGTCTGGTTACTCTCCTGAGCATGACGTGTCTGGCATCAGTGACCCCTTCCTGCAG GTGCGGATATTGAGACTCTTGCGAATTCTGGGCAGGAGTGATGATGACTCAAGTGAAGCAATGAATGACATTCTTGCACAG GTGGCAACCAACACCGAGACCAGTAAAAATGTAGGCAATGCAATCCTCTACGAGACAGTACTGACCATAATGGACATCAAATCAGAAAGTGGATTGAGGGTGTTGGCCATCAACATACTGGGACGCTTCCTTCTCAACAATGACAAAAATATTAG ATATGTGGCACTGACGTCCCTACTTAAGACTGTACAGACGGACCACAATGCAGTGCAGAGGCATCGGAGCACCATTGTGGACTGTCTAAAAGACCTGGATGTGTCCATCAAGAG GCGTGCGATGGAGCTGAGCTTCGCCCTGGTGAATGGGAATAACATCCGAGGCATGATGAAGGAGCTGCTCTACTTCCTGGACTCCTGTGACCCAGAATTCAAAGCGGACTGTGCGTCCGGAGTCTTCCTGGCTGCAGAGAA GTATGCGCCTTCAAAAAGATGGCACATTGACACCATCATGAGAGTCCTGACAACG GCGGGGAGCTATGTCCGAGACGACTCTGTCCCCAACCTCATCCAGCTCATCACCAACAGTGTGGAGATGCATGCCTACACGGTGCAGAGACTCTACAAAGCCCTGCTGGATGACATCTCACAG CAACCACTGGTCCAGGTGTCATCCTGGTGTATAGGGGAGTATGGAGACCTGCTGGTATCTggacagtgtgaggaggaggagcCCATCCAG GTGACAGAGGATGAAGTCCTGGATGTTTTGGAAGGTCTTCTTGTGTCCAACTTGTCCGCTCCTGTAACCCGTGGTTACTCCCTCACTGCCATCATGAAGCTGTCTACTCGCTTCAGCAGTGTCAA CCGAATCAAGAAGGTGGTGTCAATATACGGCAGCAGCATCGACGTGGAGCTGCAACAGAGAGCTGTGGAGTACAATGCACTTTTCAAGAAATATGATCACATGAG GCCTGCCTTACTGGAGCGAATGCCCATCATGGAGAAAACGGCCTCCAACGGCCCTACAGAGATCGTGCAGACCAATGGGGAGACAGAGGCCTCGATGCCTGacacaaaacacctgcccctagtcacccagccagccaaccag GCTAATGACTTGTTAGACCTGCTGGGAGGTAATGATGTGGTGCCTGTGATCCAAACCACCCTGCCCACCAAGCCTGCCTCGGCTGGAGGAGAGCTGCTCGACCTACTGGGGGACCTCTCACTGTCTG GTGATCCAGCTCCTGCCCCCTCTGTGCCCATCTCCCAGCCCCCCTTCCTCCTGGATGGCCTCTCCTCACAGCCCCTGTTTAATGATACTTCAGCAG CTATTCCCCCCATGACAGCGTATAGCAAGAATGGCTTGAAAATAGAGTTAACCTTTGAGAGGACCAACCCGAACCCGAACATAGCAGTCATCACTATCCACGCCACCAACACCACCGAGGCTGACATGACAGAGTTTGTTTTCCAGGCTGCAGTACCAAAG ACATTCCAGCTGCAGCTCTTGTCCCCTAGCAGTAATATTGTCCCAGCACTCAACCAGGGAAGCGTCACACAGGTCATCAGAGTTCTCAACCCACAGAAG CAACAACTCCGCATGAGGGTCAAGCTGACGTACACCCACAAAGGCTCACCTGTCCAAGACCTGGCCGAGGTCAACAACTTTCCTCCTCAGTCCTGGCAATGA